One Rhinoderma darwinii isolate aRhiDar2 chromosome 6, aRhiDar2.hap1, whole genome shotgun sequence DNA window includes the following coding sequences:
- the PJVK gene encoding pejvakin isoform X2: MFAAATKNFVKQVGDGGRLIPVPNLSEADKYQPLSLVIKKKRCLFSRKYKFISTPFTLKDILNGDKEISAGVSSYQLLNYEDKSDVSLNRRHGNQIMNDVGMNIYGSDSVAVKASFGIVTKHEVEVPTLLKELISRTIDLDHCLVRQSRENGKEILCVVMESIRTTRQCSLSVHAGMRGEAMRFRIIDEKNHKGRDKAIVFPAHTTIAFSIFDLYIHLDGHFELCVSSASKGGFEKEPSRSFSLNAIRNNLYRTGKRTMDIMANADSYVDDIFSDYYDKAASMTDISTTYLREGTHTRVNLLNNNIPKGPCALCGMGNSKRETVYGCFECSFNGQAYVRLHAVPCFDLWHKRLK; encoded by the exons atgTTTGCTGCTGCTACAAAGAACTTTGTTAAACAAGTCGGTGATGGCGGGAGGCTTATACCCGTGCCCAACCTTAGTGAAGCAGACAAATACCAGCCGCTGAGCCTTGTAATAAAGAAGAAACGCTGCTTGTTTTCCCGCAAGTACAAATTCATCTCAACCCCTTTTACACTCAAGGATATTCTTAATGGAGATAAGGAAATTTCTGCAG gtgTCAGTTCTTATCAGCTTCTGAATTATGAAGATAAATCGGATGTGTCTTTAAATAGGAGACATGGGAATCAGATCATGAATGATGTTGGGATGAATATTTATGGGTCTGATTCTGTTGCAGTAAAAGCTTCCTTTGGCATCGTAACCAAACACGAAGTGGAAGTCCCAACACTGCTCAAGGAGCTGATTTCCAG aaCTATTGACTTGGATCATTGTTTAGTTCGGCAATCAAGAGAAAATGGGAAGGAAATCCTATGTGTGGTCATGGAGAGCATCCGGACAACCCGCCAGTGTTCTTTATCCGTCCATGCTGGCATGCGAGGAGAAGCCATGAGA TTTCGCATAATTGATGAGAAAAACCACAAAGGGCGTGACAAAGCGATTGTATTCCCTGCGCACACCACCATAGCGTTTAGTATTTTTGACCTGTACATTCACTTGGATGGCCACTTTG AACTATGTGTGTCATCTGCTTCAAAAGGAGGTTTTGAGAAGGAGCCCAGTAGATCGTTTTCATTAAACGCTATACGGAACAACTTGTACCGAACAG GAAAAAGAACAATGGATATCATGGCTAACGCAGATTCGTACGTTGATGACATATTTTCTGATTACTATGACAAGGCTGCCAGCATGACTGACATTTCCACTACATACCTGCGAGAAGGCACTCACACTCGTGTTAACCTTCTGAATAATAACATTCCCAAGGGACCATGCGCTCTGTGTGGGATGGGAAACTCAAAAAGAGAGACCGTGTATGGCTGCTTTGAGTGCTCTTTCAATGGACAGGCATACGTCAGGCTGCATGCTGTACCATGCTTTGACTTGTGGCACAAGAGACTGAAGTGA
- the PJVK gene encoding pejvakin isoform X1 produces the protein MFAAATKNFVKQVGDGGRLIPVPNLSEADKYQPLSLVIKKKRCLFSRKYKFISTPFTLKDILNGDKEISAGVSSYQLLNYEDKSDVSLNRRHGNQIMNDVGMNIYGSDSVAVKASFGIVTKHEVEVPTLLKELISRTIDLDHCLVRQSRENGKEILCVVMESIRTTRQCSLSVHAGMRGEAMRFRIIDEKNHKGRDKAIVFPAHTTIAFSIFDLYIHLDGHFELCVSSASKGGFEKEPSRSFSLNAIRNNLYRTGILFTGKRTMDIMANADSYVDDIFSDYYDKAASMTDISTTYLREGTHTRVNLLNNNIPKGPCALCGMGNSKRETVYGCFECSFNGQAYVRLHAVPCFDLWHKRLK, from the exons atgTTTGCTGCTGCTACAAAGAACTTTGTTAAACAAGTCGGTGATGGCGGGAGGCTTATACCCGTGCCCAACCTTAGTGAAGCAGACAAATACCAGCCGCTGAGCCTTGTAATAAAGAAGAAACGCTGCTTGTTTTCCCGCAAGTACAAATTCATCTCAACCCCTTTTACACTCAAGGATATTCTTAATGGAGATAAGGAAATTTCTGCAG gtgTCAGTTCTTATCAGCTTCTGAATTATGAAGATAAATCGGATGTGTCTTTAAATAGGAGACATGGGAATCAGATCATGAATGATGTTGGGATGAATATTTATGGGTCTGATTCTGTTGCAGTAAAAGCTTCCTTTGGCATCGTAACCAAACACGAAGTGGAAGTCCCAACACTGCTCAAGGAGCTGATTTCCAG aaCTATTGACTTGGATCATTGTTTAGTTCGGCAATCAAGAGAAAATGGGAAGGAAATCCTATGTGTGGTCATGGAGAGCATCCGGACAACCCGCCAGTGTTCTTTATCCGTCCATGCTGGCATGCGAGGAGAAGCCATGAGA TTTCGCATAATTGATGAGAAAAACCACAAAGGGCGTGACAAAGCGATTGTATTCCCTGCGCACACCACCATAGCGTTTAGTATTTTTGACCTGTACATTCACTTGGATGGCCACTTTG AACTATGTGTGTCATCTGCTTCAAAAGGAGGTTTTGAGAAGGAGCCCAGTAGATCGTTTTCATTAAACGCTATACGGAACAACTTGTACCGAACAGGCATCCTATTTACTG GAAAAAGAACAATGGATATCATGGCTAACGCAGATTCGTACGTTGATGACATATTTTCTGATTACTATGACAAGGCTGCCAGCATGACTGACATTTCCACTACATACCTGCGAGAAGGCACTCACACTCGTGTTAACCTTCTGAATAATAACATTCCCAAGGGACCATGCGCTCTGTGTGGGATGGGAAACTCAAAAAGAGAGACCGTGTATGGCTGCTTTGAGTGCTCTTTCAATGGACAGGCATACGTCAGGCTGCATGCTGTACCATGCTTTGACTTGTGGCACAAGAGACTGAAGTGA